CGCAACCGGGCAAGCGGTTTCATCCCAAACACTTGCGCCATTTCACGGACCTTAGGGTCGAGCGCCTGCATGCCCTCGCGCAGGGAAACGGCAACCATAGCGGTTTTGTTGAGGGCGACAGCCGTGATTGCCGCAACCTCGTTCAATCCAATCCAGAGGTAGCACAGCACGATGACCACCAGCGCGGGGATGTTTTGCAGCAGCATCACCCAGGTTGAAAGCCACCGGTTGATCCGCGCGTTTGCCCCCATGGCGATGCCCAGCACACAGCCGATCCCCATCGCGAGGCAAAAAGCCACTAGCACCCGCAGTAACGTCGCAACAAAGTGGTGTTGCAGCTCACCAGAGGCGAGTTCGCGATGAAAGATGCGCCAGACCTCAGCCGGGCTTGGTAGCACGCTAGGGTCATTTCCCCACCAGGCGGCCAGCCACCAAAGCGCAAGGAAAGCAAACAGCGAACCAAAAAGTGCTGGGATATCTAATTTCAAGCGAGCCATGGCGTCTGGCAGACTGTCACAACACCAGCGACCCTCACAGAAGAATTATCGGCAGTGAGACCAAGGTCGCATAGGGGCAAAGGCAGGCCCGGCATAACCTGCAGACAATGTCGGTATGCAAGTCAATATCCGCCACTGTGTTGGCGGTCTTTTTCTGCTGTGCAACCCTTCTGGGCGCGCAGGCGGAACCTTTGGACCGGGACGTCCTGGAACCCTATATCGTCCCACCCATGAGCCTGGGGGAAAAGATCAACGACAAGGGTGTCTGGCAACTGCTGAACTCTGGCGGGGCTGAGGCGGGGTATGTCTTTGAAACCGAACCCATGGCCCCTTTACCGGGATTTTCCGGTGCGGCGATCAATGTGCTTGTGGTGCTTGATCTGGATGGCCGCTTTCTGGACGCGCAGCTTATTTCCCATAACGAACCCATCTTTGTTTCTGGCCTTCCCGAAAAGCTGTTTTATGATTTTTTCAAACAATACCGCGGCCATTCGATTTCGGACACGCTGGTTGTCGGATCACCTTATGGCGGAGGCACGGAAGGTTCTGCGCTGGTCTATCTGGACGGGGTGACCAAGGGCACGGCCTCTGTGCGCATCGCCCATGAGAGCATTCTGGCCGCGGCCCTACAGGTGGCACGCGAAAAAATGGGCGGTATCTCAAGCGGGCCACCAGCTTATCCCGACAGGTCTTACGAAGAAGATCTGACCTGGGATGATCTGGTGTCCCAGGGGATCGCCGCCCGCAAGATTATTTCCAACGCCGAGATTGACGCCGCTTTTGCCGATACGCTTTGGGAAGATGACGACCCGGAGGCCAAAGACGCGCCTGATGAGCCCTATCTGGACC
This is a stretch of genomic DNA from Phaeobacter gallaeciensis DSM 26640. It encodes these proteins:
- a CDS encoding ABC transporter permease; this translates as MARLKLDIPALFGSLFAFLALWWLAAWWGNDPSVLPSPAEVWRIFHRELASGELQHHFVATLLRVLVAFCLAMGIGCVLGIAMGANARINRWLSTWVMLLQNIPALVVIVLCYLWIGLNEVAAITAVALNKTAMVAVSLREGMQALDPKVREMAQVFGMKPLARLRFVILPQLWPYIAASIRNGLAIIWKIVLVVEFLGRSNGIGFQIHLYFQLFETAYVIAYALSFVSFMLLLEVTLIRGIEAYATRWRGAADTSEKNG